The genomic interval AACAATAATTGATTTAATCTTGTATTTTAATGAGAAGTATGTATTTGCTTATTTAATACAAGTTGGACCTCCATGACCCCAAGAAAAAGGCTCATGATCCCTTTAGGGGTTATGACCtacagtttgggaaccactgacTTAGAGAATCATGTATATACTAGAGATCATGCATATTCTATTTTCTAGTTAACAGTGAGAGTTGTGTGGTGTGACTGAGTAGTGTAATGATTAGCTTGTTTAACTCTTGATAAAAAGATCCTGGGCTTGTATCCTTGGAAAGACTGAAACAATAGGCATTTAATAGTTACAAGATGTTAACCAAGGAGTAGTGACCTTGCCTTTCAGTAGCAACATAAGACTGAAAATCTTACCTtcatgtatctgtgtgtgttgtgagtttgtGCATGTGTGAGTGCTGTCACCAAGAGACCTGAAATGGTTTATGCTATACCCTGGGAGAAAACAAGACATGTAAAAAAGTTATGCAAGAGTGGGAAAGTTAAAAGTTGAATGAGTTATTATTTGAGTAGATATATGGTATTGGTACATAATATAACTAAGATTAAAGGAGATAAAGATTGTTAAGTAAATTTAAGTGACCAGGATGGTAGAAAGCAGCAGGGAAAGGAACTTGCTACTTTACTCCAATTATAAACATGCCAAGGCCCTGGATTGGGCAGCACTACCTGCATATTGCCTATGCTCTATGAATGTGGCATCCTttaaaaaaaacctgaaaagtAAATAATGGCACAAGGTAACTCATAGGTGAAGCAGTTTTGCATCCTGTCTATAGTGTTAGAAGTGAGACAGTGATATGCATCGAGTCACCTTCCCCCACTCCTTGCTCAAACCTCAGCCCTAGAAAATTGGTTAAGGACAAGACTGAATTTTGACTAAGTCAAAAAGACTGGTGCTTCTTACATAAGACTCCACTTTCAGATAATAAAGCTGTTtgactccccttcccttccctcatctatAAAGAGAGTCAGGAAATGTATGTTTGGATAAAAAATAGGTAATAGTAATGCTGTGACAGGACACAGAAAAATGACCTAAAGTTAGACTGGCAGTGAGGTACCTTTTAGTCCAATTAATTAAGGCTTGTTATTCTGGCAAGTCAGATCCAGGTTTAATCCCCATCATATCCATCTCCAATATTTATAATAGATTTATTTCTTGCTATTTTATGGTGGAGAATGTAATTCTTCTCTCACTCATGACATTGGTGGCATGGTGATAGTATACTCTTCTGAAGATTTGGTTAAAGGGATGGGATAATGCCCAATGTGAGCTTATGGTGGTGTAGTATAGTTGAATCCATCTTTACATTCTTTtatcctctcatttttctctcacttgaTGAATAAGTTCTAAAGTAAGAGTAAACTAGTTTCAAGAGCTGTCCAATCAATGGTTAGTAAGATATGATGTGTTTGACTGGAGTAGTGATGTTACATTAAACAGATTTAACTGTAGATGCAGGTCATTGATCAGGAGcacagtcattcattcataaaATAAACTGGAATATACTTATCCCCTATTATTAAACTTTGATAAATGAGTGATCACCAAACCTCTCCTTAAAAATTTTTATTGCAATTTCTTGTAATTTTCAGCACTCAATAAAAGGCGTCGATGAACACATACACAATATTCTTCTCTTCCAAAGTCAAGCAAGAGCCAAGGAATCCCGAGACTTTCAGTTACTtatcagcaacaacaattacGTCTTATATTGGTCGGTACTCCAGTGTATTGCCATTATGGCAACAGGTGCCTTACAAGTATACTTTGTGAGAAAGCTGTTTAGCACAGATATGGATGCAAAATCTGGTAGAAGGGCTTAGCATGCACATTATCATGAATATGTAAATGCTTCATTATTGAAACAAATATCACAATTCTCTTTTTTATAGAGGCATTGATTAAATTTTCAACCTTTTTGGTCACAAATTTTTAGCTAATGTAGAATAATTTTTGACTGCatatttttatatacatatatttgatTAATATATATGCTTTCATGCTTTTATGAAACGAAAGTGTTCGTCTTAGTACTTATGAAACAGCTTCCAGTGTGAAACTTATCTGTGATGCTATGGTACTTGAATCTCTCCATTCCATTTTTATATGAATCtacatacatttattttcataaatGAGACCTGCATATAAGAACCCCTAAGTGAATGAGCCATGGTAATGAATGATTGAGGTTTTTTTTGTAACTGGtcggtttatttttattcaggTGCATTTTACGTTTATTGTATTGTTAATTGTATTAGCATAGACAATCCTCATTTTTATCTGGGTgaagtttgttttttatttgcattGTCATGCAAATTTGATTGCTTAGTGCAAAGCAGAAGCAGTCAATGTATTTGTAATTTCTTTTTGTGCTTATTTTTAACCATGACCAAGAAAATGGTATAATACATGTACAGCATTTCCTATCTTTTCAGATAAAGAAGGTATTAAATATTATATTACCAAATCtgaaacttatttattttctacttaaTTGTGTAATGGTCTACAAGGTGCATAATGTCAAATAAACCATAAAGCCAGTATTGTAAATGACTTAACACCAATGTCTTTTATAATCTAATATAAAGCATTTTATCACATTAGCCATTCACTCATCAAAATTAAAAAATCAATGTTTCATTGCATTCTAAAGGTTGAAGACTTAAATATCTTGCATTTCAACAAGCAAATTGACTTGAATTTCTAACATATACATCTTAAGTTCATAattaatcattcatccattacATACCATTATGTCATGACTTGATCACATGCAGGACCTCCCTGACTTAAGCACAATACATACTGAAAGTTTCAACAACTTTGATTTAaagtcattttttattttatttatttttatttatctttttttaccaATTAAATCAAGGACTGAAAATCTGCTGTAATGAATAATATAACTATGAAGTATACAATAATTTTACAGCAATGTTTCATAAGTGATGAATATTCATGTCTGAATCATATTTCTATATTTCACATGTTATATTGTGACAAGACTTGATAGTACTACAGACATGTAACAAGACAAGTGTATCTGGCAGTATCTAATAGACATGACAGGATTTTTTAGCACAGATAAGTGACCACACGTACTGTACTATATAACTTAAGCACGGGCATTAATAATTGTAACAAAGTCTGGCTTGAGGGAAGCACCTCCCACAAGGAAACCATCAATGTCTCCTGTCTTTGCCAGCTCCTTGCAGTTGCCAGCTGAGACAGACCCTCCGTAAATGATGCGGGTGGACTCGGCCACCTGGGGGCTGACGTTGTCCCGCAGCCACTGGCGAAGCTTGGCATGGACATCTTGGGCCTGTTGTTGATAATCAATGATAATGCTGAGCTCCACTCCATTCCCATACTACTTTACTGATAAGATCTGACCAATCAAACATTTAATTTCTACATCAAATACAAACCTGCTCAGGAGTTGCAGTCTTTCCTGTTCCAATAGCCCATACTGGTTCATAAGCAATAACAACTCTTGACCAGTCTGAGATGTTGGGCACCAAAGCCTTCATCTGGGCAAAGACGACTTCCTCAGTCCGGTTGCTCTCACGCTCCTCAAGCTTCTCACCAATGCATGGAATGACCTGTAAGAAGTCAAGGTACAATTACTGTTATTTCCTTAAGAATTTAATGATTAGAAAGAGATAAAATGGCATAAGAAAGCAAGCAATTAAGAATTCAATGATTAGAAAGAGATAACATGGCATAAGAAAGCAAGCAACAGACAGCACACGTGTCTAAAAGTGATTTTGTCATTGAGGAAGAATGTGGGAATAAAGAATCTTTAGAAGACTGAAGGTCTGACAGTACATCATATAACCACAAACTACTTTACATCAGGGAAATCAATCTTGTCCAATATCAAAACCTGCCTCTACAGGAATCAGTCGTAACTCATGAGCTGTATATTATAGGATCCACACAGCATAGGCTGAATGAATCAAGATAGGTGAATCATTACTGTAATTCAACAATCTGGCAGCCCCAGTAAAAAGATTATTCCATTACTTATTGACCACTGGGAACAAGATGAATGTCCTCCGTGGAACTACTCCTGGAAGAGGAATAATGTGTCGTGATATGAGCCCTAGTTCCCACTCATTTGGCATGGGGGCAGTGTGGTTGGGGCTTCAATCCTGCTTTCCCTAATAGCCATTAGATGAACAAGACATGCACGGAAATTTTTAAAATTAAGAGAAGTGATTTCTGATAAATTAGGTTTATCTATATTAGTAATTTCAGTATGTAAATactaaatgaaaagtaaaagtagAAATTTCATCACTGagtattctatctatctatataccaggccagcactCCCTAGTGGAGTGTCCTAGTGTGGGGCATCCCATGTAGGATTGCTGGAATGGTATATTGATAGACAGATTACTCAATGACCAAATTTCTACTTTACTTTCAATTAACAGCATTAAATTTGTAatatttcatttcatcattAACTAAGGTAACAAGGCAGTGTACTTTAAATATGATATTATgatctcaacaggaagatcaGGATTCAACCTCCTGCTGAATTATTTACCTTCAGTCCAGCTTCCAGGGCATGGCCAACCTTCTCACTGATCAGCTGGTCTGGTTCCCCGAAGACATTCCTGCGCTCAGAATGTCCAAGAATAACCCATTCACAGCCACAATCCTTGATCATAGCTGGAGAAATTTCTCCAGTGAATGCACCTTTGGCTGTCTGAAAGAAAAGCATACAACtattacatgagagagagagagagagagagagagagagagagagagagagagagagagagagagagagagagagagagagagagagagagagagagagagagggagactgacTTACATTCCATCTGATCATAATTAATTCAGTGGCTGGATTCTTCCACTCTTTTTAAGTTGTCTTACCTTGTAACAGTTCTGTGCAGCAACACCAATATTTGCTGGCATGTGTTCCCTGGTGTACATAAGGTAACACTGAGGACAGCCCACAACCACCTCTGTAAAGTTAATAAAGTCACAAATTAGAAAATTTGATGAAAGCAACGGGATAGAAGACTACAAAACTATATTTTACAGCAGCAAGGGGCAGGTCATTTCTCAAAATGAAAATTTGTCTTgatatatgagaaaacaagaatgaTTTTCAACTGGAAATATACCAACAAATTTTGGGTTCACACTGTTAAAAAGGTGAGACTAAAGCAATGAATTATAATTTATCAATTGTGATTGGAAAGCTACAGAGAAGAACCGCTAAGAAACATGCttaaagaacaaggaaaatctAGAAAGTGGTAAGAGAAATGGGAGAGTAGACAACCTtgttaaaagaagaaacaaggagaggaaacatGCATCTAActgatgcataaataaataaacaggttgGGAAAAAATCGATTTTAACGCAAAttatttccttaaaaaaaaaaaaaggcaatgttGTTGGATacagtaataaaataatgaaaactgatTAACGGTCTTGTTAATCTTGTCTTGAAGGTCCAGATGACCTTCACCTTCAGGCAAGGTGAAGGTCACTCTTCAAAGGTGACTTTACAATGACCCCTGACAATCTTTTGGCTCACTGTACTACAATAAATGGATATTTACTTGATATAAAACATAGACATTGCCGTGTCAGCGTGTTGGCAGGGTGGCGGAGGCATACCGAGGTGACACTATATGTACAGCACGAAGCGTCCTTGGCGAAGGTCATTCTGATAATCACACCATAATAGGTTTATCGTAACAATTACGatcttatataatatataattaatttatatTAACATCACACCGCCAACTGCCAGCTGTCAAGGGCCGAGTGGCCTGACAACCTTGACACTGGCCGGTGGAGCACCGGAGGCCGGCAGTGTTAGCCGTCCAGTGGCCATGTTTCTTACCTGTGTCAGCGTTCAGTGGACCCTTCATGAAGGAAATAATGCCGTCAATGGCAGCCTTATCTCCGTTCATCTTCCAGTTGCCTCCGACAAAGAATTTCCTCTGGTTGGCCATTGTGGAGTACGTGCAGCTGGAAGCGTCCGCTGTGTTGTCAGGCTGAGCGTCGTCTGCCGGGCGCCGCTCGCTGCAGCAGGGTAAGCGGCCAGCCGGGCTGTACCCCCCGCACCCAGACCCCTGTGCTCCGCCTCATATCCCATCATCCCATCTACATACGGCCTCAGAAGCGGCCCAAATACTGCTGGTTATGCTGAAACTTAAGAAAAGATCAACTTTTTCGGTCTCGCAGTCATCACCAGCTTggcggtattttttttttatttctttatttatatcacTCAACAGAATAGATCACGCTCAGCAAGAGTATGAAATTACTTTCTTCGGTTATTAAAAACGTAAAACATGTTGAGCTAGATCCACTGTGCAGAACAGGTATTATATAACAGTTATTTAACATTGGTAATGTTACCATCTCCATCAGATATACTGAATGAATACCCTGCGCAAAGAGTGAGAACCTTTCCTCTATTTGAATAAACTTAATGCATATTAATGATATGCTCTCACACGAGGTGATGTACCAGCTTTACAAATTAATTAtgtaaacagtagtagtagtagtagtagtagcaacaacaacaacaacaacaacaacaataacaacaacaaaaatagtaataataataataataataataataataataataataataataataataataataatgataataataataataataatagtaataataataataataataataataatattattaatattattagtagtagtagtagtagtagtagtagtagtagtagtagtagtaaaagtagtagtagtagtagtagtagtagtagtagtagtagtagtagtagtagtagtagtagtagtagtagtagtagtaacaacgacgacaataataataataataataataataataataataataataataataataataataataacaacaacaacaataatatgatcatcatcaacaacaacaacaacaacaacaacaacaacaacaacaacaacaacaataataataataataataataataataataataataataataataactggttagtaaatcaaaataagaaaaaaaagaatcactgCTAATGATAAATTTCATAATACTTTAATTATGGCGCTataaccattatatatatatatatatatatatatatatatatatatatatatatatatatatatatatatatatatatatatatatatatatatatatatatatatatatatatatatatataatggttataaaggtacttaagccttccatcaccagaatctcatgcactttatatttctgcccggaaccatgccaagtctgttctccaactagccaaaaactccttcattaacagaaaatgtcaaaacctttcatgagctaactcccttcgtgatttctggcatctagccaaaactatctccaataactttgcttcttcttctttccctcctctatttcaaccagatggcaccactgctatcacatctatttctaaagctgaaatctttgctcaaacctttgctaaaaaccctaccttggacgattctgggcttgttcctccctctcctccaccctctgactacttcatgccacctattaaaattcttcgcaatgatgttttccatgccctcgctggcctgaaccttcggaaggcttatggacctgatggggtccctcctattgttctccgaaactgtgccgtgcttgcaccttgcctagtcaaactctttcagctctgtctgtcaacatctacctttccttcttgctggaagtttgcctacattcaacctgttcctaaaaagggtgaccgttctaatccctcaaactaccgtcctattgctttaatttcctgcttatctaaagtttttgaatctatcctcaacaggaagattcttaaacatctatcacttcacaaccttctatctgatcgccagtatgggttccgtcaaggccgctctactggtgatcttctggctttctttactgagtcttggtcatcctcttttagggattttggtgaaacttttgctgttgccttggacatatcaaaagcctttgatagagtctggcacaaagctttgatttccaaactaccctcctacgatttctatctttctctctgtaacttcatctcaagtttcctttctgaccgttctattgctgctgtggtagacggtcactgttcttctcctaaatctattaacagtggtgttcctcagggttctgtcctgtcacccactctcttcttattattcattaatgatcttctaaaccaaacttcttgtcatatccactcctatgctgatgataccaccctgcacttttccacgtcttttcatagacgtccaacccttcaggaggtaaacatatcacgcagggaagccacagaacgcctgacttctgatctttctaaaatttctgattggggcagagcaaacttggtattgttcaatgcctcaaaaactcaattcctccatctatcaactcgacacaaccttccagacaactatcccctcttcttcaattacactcaactgtctccctcttctacactgaacatcctcggtctgtcctttacttataatctgaactggaaacttcacatctcatctctagctaaaacagcttctatgaagttaggtgttctgagacgtctccgccagtttttctcaccccccagctgctaactctgtacaagggccttatccgtccatgtatggagtatgcttcacatgtctggggggtttccactcatactgctcttctagacagggtggaatcaaaagcttttcatctcatcaactcctctcctctaactgactgtcttcaacctctctctcaccgccgcaatgttgcatatctagctgtcttctaccgctattttcatgccaactgctcttctgatcttgctaactgcatgcctcccctccttccgcggcctcgctgcacaagactttcttctttctctcacccctattctgtccacctctctaacgcaagagttaaccagtattctcaatcattcatccctttctctggtaaactctggaactccctgcctgcttctgtatttccaccttcctatgacttgaattccttcaagagggaggtttcaagacacttatccaccaattttttgaccactgctttgatccttttatgggactggcatttcagtgggcattttttttatattagatttttgttgcccttggccagtatcctccctacataaaaaaaaaaaaaacatatatacatacatacatatatatatatatatatatatatatatatatatatatatatatatatatatatatatatatatatatatatatatatatatatatatatatatatatatatacaccacagCAACCTGTGTAGTACAGTTACTTCTgtccttacaaaaaaaagaatatatatatatatatatatatatatatatatatatatatatatatatatatatatatatatatatatatattttttttttttttttttttttttttttttttgtaaggacaGAAGTAACTATACTACGCAGGTTGCCGTGGTAACACATTCCACAAATGAAatggaaattaatgaaatggcaagagggaatgaaaataagtacCAACAGTAATGAGGGAACTGGGTAATATAATTactgaagaacacacacacacacacacacacacacacacacacacacagagagagagagagagagagagagagagagagagagagagagagagagagagagagagagagagagagagagag from Scylla paramamosain isolate STU-SP2022 chromosome 6, ASM3559412v1, whole genome shotgun sequence carries:
- the LOC135101500 gene encoding triosephosphate isomerase — its product is MANQRKFFVGGNWKMNGDKAAIDGIISFMKGPLNADTEVVVGCPQCYLMYTREHMPANIGVAAQNCYKTAKGAFTGEISPAMIKDCGCEWVILGHSERRNVFGEPDQLISEKVGHALEAGLKVIPCIGEKLEERESNRTEEVVFAQMKALVPNISDWSRVVIAYEPVWAIGTGKTATPEQAQDVHAKLRQWLRDNVSPQVAESTRIIYGGSVSAGNCKELAKTGDIDGFLVGGASLKPDFVTIINARA